CTTTGAGAATGACGTTCAGCCAATTTAATATGCTTGAATTTCAGAGGTTTAAAAGACCTGCATCTTCATTTATGGTTTGAGATATTCTGTTTTTCCTTATTTTTTGTTTCAAAACATTACGTTTTATTCATTTTGTTTATATTTGGCCCTGGAATAGAAAAAAGACCGCCCAGGCTGGTTCCTTTTTAATGTGATTCAGAAGAGAAAGATTTCAGGACAAACGATTATCAAATATTATCCGGATGAAAACAAACAGGTTGTGGCTGTTATTTGCATTGATAACGACAATTTTCTGGGGTGTATGGGGTGCATTCATTGAAATACCTGAAAAATCAGGATTTCCTGCCACTTTGGGTTATGTGGTTTGGTCGCTGACCATGATTCCATGTGCTTTGTTTGCTCTTAGCAGAATCGGTTGGAATCCGGAACACGATAAAAAATCAGTTTTCCTTGGATCAGCGGTCGGTTTGCTTGGCGCCGGCGGCCAGTTGATTTTGTTTCAGGCGCTGAGACAGGGACCGGCCTACATAGTTTTTCCGATTATATCCCTTTATCCTGTTCTGACCATATTTCTCTCGCTGGTATTTCTGAAGGAAAAGGCAAATGTCCGGCAATGGGTAGGAATTGTTCTGGCACTTATTGCCATGTTTCTTCTCTCCAATCCACAGGTTAATCCCGGGAAAACGGAGGGTATCGGTTGGCTGGCA
The Bacteroidales bacterium DNA segment above includes these coding regions:
- a CDS encoding DMT family transporter; translation: MKTNRLWLLFALITTIFWGVWGAFIEIPEKSGFPATLGYVVWSLTMIPCALFALSRIGWNPEHDKKSVFLGSAVGLLGAGGQLILFQALRQGPAYIVFPIISLYPVLTIFLSLVFLKEKANVRQWVGIVLALIAMFLLSNPQVNPGKTEGIGWLALAIMVFVMWGTQAWVMKFSNNSMKAESIFFYMAITGLVLSPFAVLMTDFSVPVNWGFKGPWLAGIIQVLNAIGALSLVYALRYGKAIIVVPLTGLAPVITVVLSLILYGVVPGGVLLAGLITASVAIVLLAE